In Prunus dulcis chromosome 2, ALMONDv2, whole genome shotgun sequence, a single genomic region encodes these proteins:
- the LOC117619264 gene encoding uncharacterized protein LOC117619264, with protein MLHLFLSEPIWNDNGDDNSAKMRVSLLSNLESVIWSVMASGGRSEARLWLCNTIAGISSISRHHQCELLTNLLRSKPLKRGFASQLLEMIFENRPHKAGSIIAKRSYILKKFFEGNPTRISQWFSRTGGGLGHGPGAKALSQFSFVNRDICWEELEWKGKHGQSPAVVATKPHYFLDLDVQETVENFLENVPEFWLSNELSESLKDGEILFVDRKFFVEFFVDLMYKEDSRDVWEVTSEYLKEECFSSLCKRLLITLDEWDLCDFLNMLHKNLNPRMELKDPMDSSYLFEVILSKCGDFRCFDQILLLNAVFNHGRQLLRLLRDEEAHEEKEKLEDIVSKICGIPNNDSSLASIIKDCFKMKNIEAFKLLGLQSWVIYYSLAEKCQTPESWELLFMHNEISFRKSDRYLFLDNHGVLEGGVSDLDHRASKTVKHRKKHSRRKRKRDINHDDSDNELLDLGTTKNRLDLQSNVGSWLLSIDEYSASWNSEDLPEYLSKYCLSTWMKWVFAQWGQ; from the exons ATGCTTCATTTGTTTCTATCAGAGCCCATCTGGAATGACAACGGAGATGACAATTCTGCCAAGATGAGAGTATCTCTCTTGAGTAATTTGGAATCTGTTATTTGGTCGGTCATGGCATCTGGAGGTCGATCAGAGGCTCGTCTGTGGCTTTGTAACACGATAGCTGGCATAAGTTCCATCAGTCGTCACCATCAGTGCGAGTTACTTACAAACTTGCTGAGATCTAAGCCACTGAAGAGGGGCTTCGCATCTCAGCTCCTAGAAATGATATTTGAGAATAGGCCACACAAGGCAGGGTCCATTATTGCCAAGAGAAGTTACATACTTAAGAAATTCTTTGAAG GAAATCCAACACGAATATCTCAATGGTTTTCTAGAACTGGCGGTGGATTGGGCCATGGACCTGGTGCTAAGGCATTGTcgcaattttcttttgttaatcgAGATATTTGTTGGGAGGAGCTTGAGTGGAAGGGAAAACATGGGCAATCACCAGCAGTGGTTGCTACAAAGCCCCATTACTTTCTTGATTTGGATGTCCAGGAAACTGTGGAGAATTTCCTTGAAAATGTCCCTGAATTTTGGTTGTCCAATGAGCTTTCTGAGTCACTTAAAGATGGTGAAATTTTGTTCGTTGATAGAAAATTTTTTGTCgaattttttgttgatttgatgTATAAAGAGGATTCAAGAGATGTATGGGAAGTCACAAGTGAGTATCTGAAGGAGGAATGTTTTTCTTCGTTGTGCAAACGCCTTCTTATTACTCTTGATGAGTGGGACTTATGTGATTTTCTTAACATGCTTCATAAGAATCTCAACCCTAGAATGGAGCTCAAGGATCCTATGGACTCAAGTTATTTGTTTGAGGTTATACTTTCTAAGTGCGGTGATTTTAGGTGCTTCGATCAGATATTACTGTTAAATGCAGTTTTTAATCATGGACGCCAGCTTTTACGACTTCTACGAGATGAAGAGGCCCacgaggaaaaggaaaaacttgaAGACATTGTTTCGAAGATTTGCGGAATCCCAAACAATGACAGTAGCTTGGCCTCAATTATCAAAGATTGCTTTAAAATGAAGAATATAGAAGCATTTAAATTGCTGGGGCTTCAGTCATGGGTTATCTATTACAGTTTAGCAGAAAAATGCCAGACTCCCGAGTCTTGGGAATTATTATTTATGCATAATGAAATAAGTTTCCGAAAATCAGATAGATATTTATTTCTAGATAATCATGGAGTGTTGGAAGGTGGTGTTTCTGATTTGGATCATAGAGCATCCAAAACAGTTAAGCACAGGAAAAAACATAgtagaaggaaaagaaaaagggacaTCAATCATGATGACAGCGACAATGAGTTGCTGGATTTGGGAACCACAAAAAATAGGCTGGATTTGCAATCTAATGTTGGAAGTTGGTTGCTCTCAATTGATGAGTATTCTGCATCATGGAACAGT gAGGATTTACCCGAATATCTTTCCAAGTATTGCTTATCTACATGGATGAAGTGGGTGTTTGCACAATGGGGTCAGTAA